The genomic DNA GGCACAGAATATGGCCTTGACATGATCATCCAGAAATGCCTCCATGAGCTCGTCTCTCCTGCTTGTATCTGGTGCTGCAAGCTGGTTCATCTGCATCAATTTTTTTATGTTTCTGCCTAGGGTCACCTTATACCCAGATTTCTTGAGCCTAGATATTGATCTGGAAAGGTTCTTCATATCAGGTGCACTTGCCGGTGCTATTATCCTTATCTCGTCCCCTTCCTTCAGTCTTGGTGGTTTTATCCTCATCTCAACGCCTCCTTGAATTCGTTCTTGACTCTCTTCAACAGATCGCGATCCATCAGGATCTTGCGTGTGGCCGCCACAGTGGCATCTATTGCCCTGAACAGAGCGTCAGCGGCCCTCTCTGGGTCAGCTGCCAGCCTGAACTCCTCCGTATGTGCCGGTATGGATGGCTGAACTATCTTCACGTCGATGTGGCCTGTGGGAATCACATGGCTTATGTTTGCCTCATCTGTGCTCCCCATGGCAGGCTCGCTTATCCTGTGGATATTCACTGGATTTATTCCGATGGATCTGAGTCCCTCCTCCAGCGTATTATCTATCGCTTCATTGCTGATATATTCATCGTAAACCGGAGTAAGATCTTTAATCCTGAGATCACAGCCGTGCATCCTGGCTATGCTCTCTATGGTTTCCTTTGCTCTCGTAGCCAGATCTTCCAGATAGCTGCGCTTAGAAGACCGCAGATCGATCTCCATCAGAGATCTGTCAGGTATAACGTTCGAAGCCTTTCCCCCTTCCTTTATTATCATACCTATAACTGGTCTCTTCAGATCCGATATTGAGGATCTGAGGTTGTTGAGGGCGATATAGGTTTCAACGGCCGGTGCCAGTGCGTTTATTCCGAAATCCGGTCCGAGAAGGTGGGAGGCTTTCCCTATGAACTCAGCCTCTATTGTGAGATCGGCCAGAGACACGGAACCCACGGCCCATCTGTCGTCAGGATGCATTCCTATGACAAAGTCTATGCCTCTGATCAAGCCCTTTTCAGCAAGAATCGCCTTGCTTCCGGCGTATGGGCCTATACCTTCCTCAGACGGTGTTCCGAAAACCGTTACCGACATTCCGAAGTCTTCACAAAGCGTG from Thermoplasma sp. Kam2015 includes the following:
- a CDS encoding amidohydrolase; this translates as MREEIKSEVIEVSRKIYNYAELGSQEYRSSKLLAEHLSKHGFTVEMPYGGMETAFRATCDRGGHAVGLLAEYDALPNGHSCGHNLIAAWAFGTAVTLCEDFGMSVTVFGTPSEEGIGPYAGSKAILAEKGLIRGIDFVIGMHPDDRWAVGSVSLADLTIEAEFIGKASHLLGPDFGINALAPAVETYIALNNLRSSISDLKRPVIGMIIKEGGKASNVIPDRSLMEIDLRSSKRSYLEDLATRAKETIESIARMHGCDLRIKDLTPVYDEYISNEAIDNTLEEGLRSIGINPVNIHRISEPAMGSTDEANISHVIPTGHIDVKIVQPSIPAHTEEFRLAADPERAADALFRAIDATVAATRKILMDRDLLKRVKNEFKEALR